The proteins below come from a single Mytilus edulis chromosome 5, xbMytEdul2.2, whole genome shotgun sequence genomic window:
- the LOC139523950 gene encoding uncharacterized protein isoform X1 gives MDSLEVNTIKQDLNEQDTEFTSGDGCSKLANNSNLVADSQSHDDDSDLKHLVDDRESPVIIRDETIVQLQNHGPTVPTSIQTSPDQLSDLQSYLVTFNKEIGHGGQPTGYSIGEIQVDSNNLQNSARPVLFSDGQIINVSTSLHPSQGLSSLSDDSKVEISMTTDNLDPQSQTLKLAEALSNSGALLHQTDSVISQSVLSPLSHSPDQQQRTVVLQGLPGAPGTLVQVNVPGKKVLPVVSLEGKEQMQQMQVSMDSMTTVIPQIIHVSQPSEILQPGIEAMKTDVITTVASNSAGMGSLQGIQIGQADITNAQLIALQNAENANPQLVTVNNSQEIQLMGTSDAETGSNANFQTVSIVPTSVDQGGEMNYVLIVSQPDGEKEGGSPKQFALDMGMFQPVFDFKDGQNMVEEVVDDDGTTRKIIRVNSVNPKKFEMVPSPAAQLQCHYCSYTAPKRYLMMRHMKTHSEDRPYQCNLCEKSFKTHASLQNHVNTHTGVRPHKCKDCEMAFTTSGELVRHIRYKHTFEKPHKCTECDYASVELSKLKRHMRSHTGERPYQCPHCPYASPDTYKLKRHLRIHTGEKPYECDVCHARFTQSNSLKAHKLIHSGLKPVFQCELCPTTCGRKTDLKIHMMKLHSNDKPVDCKKCGMVFQDRYSFKLHLKTHDGEKCFKCDQCEYAALSQRHLESHLLTHTGFYVFGEKPFECDECEQTFRQKQLLKRHKNLYHTPDYSRPEPKEKTYECNLCDKSFANKGNLLRHMQNHDPEYWNKKLGDGGNVALSTEDLIQGSLLNDMRDGKLGSAPKVVIVHPNGSVEEVTSRLQNLVAEKQMEEMMVEVVQDGNSPTSVSTHSLEEAIRNQVEAAIQSHALKALEIAKTNSGDDSATDNLTIDLDRPTHIVTGQPKQTFSRQELEMETESSSGSHNGCITLSTSQTEWDSEHMNKIPDHIVIVKPKDKREVIKIVSETSQDIDESKESKRDLIGAVGLDVDNISADLNEQSVLTDQLDHEMENGDNTQS, from the exons ATGGATTCCTTAGAGGTGAATACTATAAAACAAGATCTCAATGAACAAGATACTGAATTCACAAGTGGAGATGGATGCAGCAAACTAGCAAATAATTCCAATCTAGTGGCTGATTCACAAAGTCATGACGATGACTCGGACTTGAAACACCTGGTTGACGACAGAGAAAGTCCTGTAATAATAAGAGATGAAACTATAGTTCAGCTTCAAAATCACGGTCCTACTGTACCTACTTCTATCCAAACTAGTCCTGACCAACTTAGTGACCTTCAGAGTTACCTTGTGACCTTTAACAAGGAAATAGGACATGGAGGACAGCCAACAGGTTACAGCATAGGGGAAATACAAGTAGATtctaataatttacaaaattcaGCAAGACCTGTTTTATTTAGTGATGGTCAGATAATAAATGTTTCTACAAGTCTACATCCTAGCCAAG gacTGTCAAGTTTAAGTGATGATAGTAAAGTAGAAATTTCCATGACAACAGATAACCTTGACCCTCAGAGTCAGACCTTAAAGTTAGCAGAGGCTCTGTCTAACAGTGGTGCACTTCTACATCAAACTGACAGTGTTATCAGTcaaagtgtgttatctcccttgtcacATTCACCAGATCAGCAGCAGAGAACTGTTGTTTTACAAGGATTACCAGGGGCCCCAGGAACTTTGGTACAG GTAAATGTCCCTGGGAAGAAAGTTTTACCAGTTGTCTCCCTTGAGGGCAAAGAACAGATGCAACAGATGCAAGTGTCTATGGATTCCATGACAACGGTTATTCCCCAGATAATTCATGTATCTCAGCCATCAGAAATATTACAACCAGGG atagaGGCTATGAAAACTGATGTGATTACCACAGTAGCTTCAAATTCAGCTGGAATGGGATCACTTCAAGGAATTCAG ATAGGACAGGCAGATATAACCAATGCTCAGTTGATAGCCTTACAGAATGCAGAAAATGCCAATCCACAATTAGTGACAGTAAATAATTCACAGGAGATCCAATTGATGGGAACTAGTGATGCAGAGACAGGATCAAATGCTAACTTCCAAACTGTTTCAATTGTTCCTACATCAGTGGATCAGGGCGGAGAAATGAATTATGTTTTGATTGTTTCACAACCAGATGGCGAAAAAGAAGGCGGCTCTCCCAAACAATTTGCCTTGGATATGGGAATGTTTCAACCAGTCTTTGATTTTAAAGATGGACAAAATATGGTTGAAGAAGTTGTTGATGATGACGGAACCACTAGGAAAATAATACGGGTGAATTCGGTGAATCCTAAAAAGTTTGAAATGGTTCCATCCCCTGCTGCACAGCTGCAATGTCATTATTGTAGTTATACTGCACCAAAACGTTACTTAATGATGCGTCACATGAAAACACACTCTGAAGACAGACCTTATCAATGTAATCTTTGTGAGAAGAGTTTTAAAACACATGCATCTCTTCAAAACCATGTGAATACACATACTGGCGTTAGGCCACACAAATGTAAGGACTGTGAAATGGCATTCACTACCTCTGGAGAACTCGTCAGACATATTCGATACAAACACACATTTGAGAAACCACACAAATGTACAGAATGTGATTATGCTAGTGTGGAACTAAGTAAACTTAAACGGCACATGAGATCACACACTGGAGAGAGACCTTATCAATGCCCACACTGCCCTTATGCGAGCCCTGACACGTACAAACTAAAGCGCCATCTAAGAATTCATACAGGGGAGAAACCCTATGAATGTGATGTGTGTCATGCACGTTTCACACAGAGTAACAGTCTGAAGGCACACAAACTTATACACTCTGGTCTAAAACCTGTTTTCCAGTGTGAACTTTGTCCAACAACATGTGGTAGAAAAACTGATCTAAAAATACACATGATGAAATTACACAGCAATGACAAACCTGTAGACTGTAAGAAATGTGGCATGGTGTTTCAAGATCGTTATAGCTTTAAATTACATTTGAAAACTCACGACGGAGAGAAATGTTTCAAGTGTGATCAGTGTGAATATGCTGCTTTATCACAACGTCATTTAGAAAGTCATTTGTTAACACATACag GTTTTTATGTGTTTG GAGAAAAACCTTTTGAATGTGACGAGTGTGAACAAACATTTAGACAAAAACAGCTTCTTAAACGTCACAAAAATTTGTACCACACACCAGACTACAGCCGACCAGAACCCAAAGAGAAAACTTATGAATGTAATTTATGTGATAAATCTTTTGCAAATAAAGGTAATTTGTTACGTCACATGCAGAACCACGATCCAGAATACTGGAACAAGAAGTTAGGAGATGGAGGAAATGTTGCCTTGTCAACGGAGGATCTTATCCAAGGGTCATTACTCAATGACATGAGAGATGGTAAATTAGGCTCCGCCCCTAAAGTTGTGATTGTCCATCCAAATGGTAGTGTAGAGGAGGTTACCTCAAGATTACAGAATCTGGTTGCTGAGAAACAAATGGAAGAAATGATGGTAGAGGTTGTACAAGATGGCAACAGCCCAACATCAGTATCTACACATAGTTTAGAAGAGGCTATTAGAAATCAAGTAGAGGCTGCCATACAGTCACAT GCTTTAAAGGCATTAGAGATAGCTAAAACAAACAGTGGAGATGACTCAGCAACAG ACAACTTAACCATTGATCTAGATAGACCAACTCACATAGTGACAGGGCAACCTAAACAAACATTTAGTAGACAGGAATTGGAAATGGAAACAGAAAGTAGTTCTGGTTCCCATAATGGATGCATTACACTTAGTACCAGTCAAACAGAATGGGACTCTGAACACATGAATAAAATTCCTGATCATATTGTTATTGTCAAACCAAAAGATAAAAGGGAGGTGATAAAAATTGTATCTGAAACAAGTCAAGATATAGATGAAAGTAAAGAGAGTAAAAGGGATTTGATTGGAGCGGTGGGGCTAGATGTAGACAATATTAGTGCGGATTTGAATGAACAAAGTGTTTTAACTGACCAACTGGACCATGAAATGGAAAATGGCGATAATACTCAGTCTTAG